From a region of the Triticum aestivum cultivar Chinese Spring chromosome 7D, IWGSC CS RefSeq v2.1, whole genome shotgun sequence genome:
- the LOC123170708 gene encoding dymeclin-like has product MPPFATPQVGPTNVKDAPAFHENPYCKALNNAKDIQFDCADVEGNAKNGPVVRLSFASLFDALGTCLKDESSVLLLYSLVHGNCDFQEYVLVRTDLDSLLMPIFEMLYDASRKTSNQIYMLLITLLILSQDSTFNASVHKLVRKLTRFSLFNEFFHDACHTCLRGSFHLQGGLLIIPQYKFPFAPYLYLQDVYLHTNCLVILAIMGPHAHRLSAYASRRLVSLFDMLPRKYAKLAELKNDNALKVMSDQIEADITSDDMFSSHNSFLSSRVGLGLAVQGSDAWHSKCEEYGFAEGVSTKAPATSDANASTNEDDTKTVSSV; this is encoded by the exons ATGCCACCCTTTGCCACACCACAAGTCG GCCCTACCAATGTCAAGGATGCACCAGCTTTTCATGAGAACCCTTATTGTAAGGCGCTAAACAATGCTAAGGATATTCAAT TTGATTGTGCTGATGTTGAGGGAAATGCTAAAAATGGACCTGTTGTCAGGCTGTCTTTTGCATCGCTGTTTGATGCTCTTGGCAC ATGCTTAAAAGATGAGAGCTCAGTTTTGTTGCTCTATTCTCTGGTCCATGGGAACTGCGATTTTCAGGAGTATGTTCTGGTTCGAACAGACTTGGATAGTTTG CTTATGCCTATCTTTGAAATGCTCTACGATGCATCAAGGAAGACTTCCAATCAGATCTACATGCTGTTGATAACTCTCCTGATACTCAGTCAAGATTCAACCTTCAATGCTAGTGTGCACAAATTGGTAAGAAAATTAACTAGGTTTAGTTTATTTAATGAATTCTTTCATGATGCATGTCACACTTGCCTACGTGGAAGTTTCCATTTGCAAGGAGGACTTCTGATCATACCTCAGTACAAGTTTCCTTTTGCAC CTTATCTATACTTGCAGGATGTCTACCTTCACACAAACTGTCTTGTAATTCTAGCAATCATGGGACCTCATGCGCATAGGCTGAGTGCATATGCATCTCGAAGGCTGGTTAGCCTCTTCGACATGCTTCCTCGCAA GTACGCCAAATTAGCTGAGTTAAAAAATGACAATGCTCTCAAAGTTATGTCTGATCAAATAGAAGCAGACATCACTTCAGATGATatg TTTAGTTCTCATAATTCCTTTCTCTCCTCTCGAGTGGGCCTTGGGCTAGCGGTTCAGGGATCAG ATGCTTGGCATTCGAAGTGTGAAGAATATGGTTTCGCTGAAGGTGTTAGTACAAAGGCTCCTGCAACAAGTGATGCAAATGCAAGCACCAATGAAGATGACACGAAAACAGTATCTTCGGTATAA